The sequence below is a genomic window from Acidobacteriota bacterium.
CGTGACCGTCCCGGCGCCCACCGTGCGGCCGCCTTCCCGGATCGCGAACTTCGAGCCCTTCTCAATCGCCACCGGCTGGATCAACTCCGCCGTAATCTGCGTGTTGTCCCCGGGCATGATCATCTCCACGCCCTCC
It includes:
- the tuf gene encoding elongation factor Tu (EF-Tu; promotes GTP-dependent binding of aminoacyl-tRNA to the A-site of ribosomes during protein biosynthesis; when the tRNA anticodon matches the mRNA codon, GTP hydrolysis results; the inactive EF-Tu-GDP leaves the ribosome and release of GDP is promoted by elongation factor Ts; many prokaryotes have two copies of the gene encoding EF-Tu); translated protein: EGVEMIMPGDNTQITAELIQPVAIEKGSKFAIREGGRTVGAGTVTEIIA